The following are from one region of the Ochotona princeps isolate mOchPri1 chromosome 15, mOchPri1.hap1, whole genome shotgun sequence genome:
- the SPIC gene encoding transcription factor Spi-C: protein MTCTEQDKLGQAFEDAFEVLRQHSPGDFQFSPDYKNYLTFANHCPYVRGNASCYDVVPAEEPLHAWRTIMNNAADFYPEENFHQSSQHATESQLGQPALLRQNRAKGRKKLRLFEYLHESLCSPEMASCIQWVDKNKGIFQFMSKNKEKLAELWGQRKGNRKTMTYQKMARALRNYGRTGEIVKVRRKLTYQFSEAILHRLSSQHHQPEQEHLSLNAWNANHNYTYVNYHALSHPDC, encoded by the exons ATG ACTTGCACTGAACAAGACAAGCTGGGCCAAGCGTTTGAAGACGCTTTTGAAGTACTCAGGCAACATTCCCCTGGAGATTTCCAGTTCTCCCCAG ATTACAAAAATTACCTGACTTTCGCCAACCACTGTCCCTACGTCAGAGGGAATGCCAGCTGCTATGACGTGGTGCCTGCAGAGGAGCCTCTTCATGCTTGGAGAACCATCATG AACAATGCTGCGGACTTTTACCCGGAAGAGAATTTTCACCAATCTTCACAGCACGCGACAGAAAGCCAGCTGGGACAACCTGCTCTCCTCCGACAAAACAGAGCAAAAG GCAGGAAGAAGCTCCGACTGTTTGAATACCTGCACGAGTCCCTGTGTAGTCCTGAGATGGCCTCCTGTATCCAGTGGGTGGATAAAAACAAAGGCATCTTCCAGTTCATgtcaaaaaacaaagagaaactcGCTGAACTCTGGGGACAAAGAAAAGGGAACCGGAAGACCATGACTTACCAAAAAATGGCCAGGGCACTGAGGAATTATGGAAGAACTGGGGAGATCGTCAAAGTCCGGAGAAAGCTAACTTACCAATTCAGCGAAGCCATTCTCCACAGACTCTCCTCACAGCACCATCAGCCTGAGCAAGAACATCTCAGTCTAAATGCTTGGAATGCAAATCACAACTATACATATGTCAATTACCATGCATTAAGTCACCCAGATTGCTAA